The Pseudomonadota bacterium genome includes a window with the following:
- a CDS encoding ATP-binding protein, with protein sequence MTFIERKKDFRDIQKLIRSFPIVAVLGARQCGKTTLVKTIPYKHYFDLENPRDIARLEQPQLALEGLKGIIVIDEIQRMPELFPLMRYLVDKKQDQKYIILGSASRNLLQQSSESLAGRIAYYQLGGFRPADVGLNSIERLWFRGGLPRSYLAKSDEESRLWRENYISTFLERDIPQLGIQIPSRMMRRFWTMLSHYHGSVINYAELGRSFGISDMTVRRYCDILEGTYMIRVLQPWHVNIGKRLVKRPKIYLRDSGLFHSLMSIDMPKQLLSHNKLGASWEGFALEHISRVLGKEEHSLYFWSTHAGAELDLFWQSGGKNWGIEFKYIDAPRITKSINVAVEDLHLVSLWVIYPGSERYKLSEKIIAMPLSHLRDKWDYT encoded by the coding sequence ATGACGTTCATAGAGAGAAAAAAGGATTTCAGAGATATTCAAAAACTGATCAGGTCATTTCCCATTGTAGCCGTACTCGGAGCGCGCCAGTGCGGGAAAACAACCCTTGTCAAGACAATCCCGTATAAACATTATTTCGACCTTGAAAATCCGCGTGATATTGCCCGCCTTGAACAACCTCAGTTAGCCCTGGAAGGATTGAAGGGGATTATTGTCATTGATGAAATTCAAAGAATGCCCGAATTATTTCCGTTAATGCGCTATCTGGTGGATAAAAAACAGGATCAAAAATATATAATCCTGGGAAGTGCTTCAAGAAATCTTTTGCAGCAGAGTTCTGAATCGCTTGCAGGAAGGATCGCTTACTATCAGCTTGGTGGTTTCAGGCCAGCAGATGTTGGATTGAATAGCATCGAAAGACTGTGGTTCCGTGGAGGATTACCAAGATCATATCTGGCTAAATCGGATGAGGAAAGCCGCCTTTGGCGTGAGAACTATATTTCTACATTTTTGGAAAGAGATATACCTCAACTGGGGATTCAAATTCCCTCAAGGATGATGAGGCGATTCTGGACCATGTTAAGTCATTATCACGGTAGTGTAATAAACTATGCTGAACTGGGACGCTCTTTCGGTATCTCTGATATGACGGTTCGCAGGTACTGCGATATTCTGGAAGGAACCTATATGATAAGGGTGCTTCAGCCATGGCATGTGAATATCGGAAAAAGGCTTGTCAAGAGACCAAAAATATATTTACGGGACTCCGGACTTTTTCATTCCCTCATGTCTATAGATATGCCAAAACAACTTCTTTCACATAACAAACTTGGCGCTTCATGGGAGGGGTTTGCCCTCGAACATATCTCCCGGGTTCTTGGTAAAGAAGAACATTCACTATATTTCTGGAGTACCCATGCAGGGGCTGAACTGGATCTTTTCTGGCAGAGCGGAGGGAAAAACTGGGGGATAGAATTTAAGTACATTGATGCACCTCGCATTACAAAGTCAATAAATGTAGCCGTAGAAGACCTCCATCTTGTTTCATTATGGGTAATTTATCCTGGAAGTGAACGATACAAGCTTTCAGAAAAAATCATTGCAATGCCGCTGAGCCATCTCAGAGATAAGTGGGATTATACTTGA
- a CDS encoding four helix bundle protein, with the protein MGEFVTNYRELKVYQNAMDTAMEVFQFTKTFPQEEKYSMTDQIRRSSRSVCANIAEAWRKRRYKAAFIAKLSDAESEACETQVWIEFAYKCGFIDKRLKDKLDDTYEHIISQLVIMIGESEKWMIKLK; encoded by the coding sequence ATGGGAGAATTTGTAACGAATTACAGAGAGTTGAAGGTTTATCAGAATGCTATGGATACTGCGATGGAAGTATTTCAGTTTACTAAAACGTTTCCGCAGGAGGAAAAATATTCCATGACCGATCAGATTAGACGGTCTTCCCGTTCAGTCTGTGCAAACATTGCCGAAGCATGGCGAAAGAGGAGGTACAAGGCTGCGTTTATTGCAAAATTGAGCGATGCAGAAAGCGAAGCCTGCGAAACTCAGGTATGGATTGAGTTTGCCTATAAATGCGGATTCATAGATAAGCGTCTAAAAGATAAGCTTGATGATACATACGAACATATTATTAGTCAACTTGTTATAATGATAGGTGAATCTGAAAAATGGATGATAAAATTAAAATAA